The window CTGATTTTGATGGTTGCATGAAACATGTGCAGCGACTATGCAATGAAGAGGGCGTATATCTTGCGAATTCAAAAAATTCACTGCGAATCGAAGGCCAAAAAACAGTTGCTTTTGAGATAGTACAAGCGCTCGGTTGGCAAGTACCTGATTGGGTGGCGATTCCGGGTGGCAATCTCGGCAATGTTTCAGCTTTGGTGGCAGGTTTTTCGCAGCTTTTAGAAGCAGGCTTAATTACGCATTTGCCTAAAGTTTTGTGTGCCCAAGCCGAACAAGCAAATCCGTTGTTTCGTTCATATAAAGAAGGCTTTTCACCACTGATCCCCTTAATCGCTGGGGTCACGCAAGCTTCGGCAATTCGTATTGGTAATCCTGTTTCTTTCCCTAGGGCCGTACGTGCATTAAAGCAAGTAGATGGGGTGGTCGAATCGGTAAGTGAGACCGAGCTTACAGATATTGCCCGACGTGCAGATGAAAGCGGTTTATATGTTTGCCCACATACTGCTGTTGCCCTAGGTGCAGTTGAAAAGCAACAACAAGCTGGCGTTATTGCAAAAGGCGCTCGTGTAGTAGTAGTAGCAACAGCACATGGTTTAAAGTTTACCGAATTTAAAATAGCTACTGCAGCTGATCAAGTTGCTGGGGTTAATCTTGGGGTAGAGCGCAAACCTTGCGAAGTCCCAGATGATTATGCTGCTGTACTTAAAGCTGCTCTTGGATAATCATCAGCTTTTTTAAAATTAAGGAGTTTAGTGTGAAAACAATTAAAACTATTACGATGCTTGCCGTTTTTGGAGCATTATGCGGCGCTATAGCAGCTACTTTAATAGCACCTTCAGTTATTGCTTGGTATCAAACCCCTGGTACCTCGCTTACCGCCATGTGTTTATGCACGGAAACAGTGCAA of the Deltaproteobacteria bacterium genome contains:
- the thrC gene encoding threonine synthase, with product MNTLNAKFHCSSCQATYQLDESVYDCKSCGGLLEVIHDQNAIKQRSADSWRTLFESRHYGSPGPYGSGVWRYHEWVLPEVARDDIVTMGEGGTPLTLAKRLGDSLGLQILVKQCGHSITGSFKDLGMTVLISQLASMRRRGIKVPAVACASTGDTSAALAAYGAAAGLRTLVLLPRGKITAAQMVQPLSSGAHVIAIDTDFDGCMKHVQRLCNEEGVYLANSKNSLRIEGQKTVAFEIVQALGWQVPDWVAIPGGNLGNVSALVAGFSQLLEAGLITHLPKVLCAQAEQANPLFRSYKEGFSPLIPLIAGVTQASAIRIGNPVSFPRAVRALKQVDGVVESVSETELTDIARRADESGLYVCPHTAVALGAVEKQQQAGVIAKGARVVVVATAHGLKFTEFKIATAADQVAGVNLGVERKPCEVPDDYAAVLKAALG